In Mycteria americana isolate JAX WOST 10 ecotype Jacksonville Zoo and Gardens chromosome 5, USCA_MyAme_1.0, whole genome shotgun sequence, one DNA window encodes the following:
- the C5H11orf58 gene encoding small acidic protein, with translation MSSARESQGHHGLKRAASPDGSSSWEAADLGNEERKQKFLRLMGAGKKEHTGRLVIGDHRSTSHFRTGEEDKKMNEELESQYQQSMDSTMSGRNRRHCGLGFSEFQEGEEQEEAAGHSSEESSEDSESGSESEQEESAEELQAAEKHDEAEVPENKKEAKSNYKMMFVKASGS, from the exons ATGAGCTCGGCCAGGGAGTCTCAGGGCCACCACGGCCTCAAGCGAGCGGCCTCCCCCGAT ggctccagcagctgggaggCGGCGGACCTCGGCAACGAGGAGCGGAAGCAGAAGTTCCTGCGGCTGATGGGCGCTGGGAAG aaagaacaTACTGGCCGCCTTGTTATCGGAGACCACAGATCAACCTCTCACTTCAGGACAG GggaagaagacaagaaaatgaatgaagaacTGGAGTCTCAGTACCAACAGAGCATGGACAGCACGATGTCTGGACGAAACCGGCGCCATTGTGGACTTGGTTTCAGCGAG TTTCAGGAAGGTGAAGAACAAGAAGAGGCAGCTGGACACTCCTCTGAAGAGAGTTCAGAGGACTCCGAAAGTGGCTCTGAGTCAGAGCAAGAGGAGTCTGCAGAGGAGCTACAAGCTGCTGAAAAACATGATGAAGCTGAggttccagaaaacaaaaaagaagcaaaaagcaactATAAAATGATGTTTGTTAAAGCCAGTGGTTCATAA